The Pseudomonas triclosanedens genome has a window encoding:
- a CDS encoding phosphoadenylyl-sulfate reductase translates to MSHPFDVAEIAASLASKSPQDVLKLAFEHFGDDLWISFSGAEDVVLLDMAWKINKNVKVFSLDTGRLHPETYRFIEKTREHYGIEIDVMTPDPRLLEPFVKEKGLFSFYKDGHGECCGIRKIEPLKRKLSTVTAWATGQRKDQSPGTRSQVAVVEVDGAFSTPEKPLYKFNPLANMSSEDVWAYIRMLEIPYNSLHERGFISIGCEPCTRPVLPNQHEREGRWWWEEATQKECGLHAGNLISKG, encoded by the coding sequence ATGAGCCATCCGTTCGATGTCGCGGAGATCGCCGCGAGCCTTGCCAGCAAATCCCCCCAGGACGTCCTCAAGCTCGCTTTCGAGCACTTTGGCGACGATCTCTGGATCTCCTTCAGCGGCGCCGAAGACGTGGTGCTGCTGGACATGGCCTGGAAGATCAACAAGAACGTCAAGGTGTTCAGCCTGGATACCGGCCGCCTGCACCCGGAGACCTATCGCTTCATCGAGAAAACCCGCGAGCACTACGGCATCGAAATCGACGTGATGACGCCCGACCCGCGCCTGCTGGAGCCTTTCGTCAAGGAAAAGGGACTGTTCAGCTTCTACAAGGACGGCCACGGTGAATGCTGCGGTATCCGCAAGATCGAACCGCTCAAGCGCAAGCTGTCCACCGTGACGGCCTGGGCCACCGGCCAGCGCAAGGACCAGAGCCCCGGCACCCGTAGCCAGGTGGCCGTGGTTGAGGTCGACGGTGCCTTCTCCACCCCGGAGAAGCCGCTGTACAAGTTCAACCCGCTGGCCAACATGAGCAGCGAGGATGTCTGGGCCTACATCCGCATGCTGGAAATTCCCTATAACAGCCTGCACGAGCGCGGCTTCATCAGCATTGGCTGCGAGCCTTGCACCCGCCCTGTCCTGCCCAACCAGCACGAGCGCGAAGGCCGCTGGTGGTGGGAGGAAGCCACGCAGAAAGAGTGCGGTCTGCACGCTGGCAATTTGATCAGCAAAGGCTGA